From Cercospora beticola chromosome 6, complete sequence, a single genomic window includes:
- a CDS encoding uncharacterized protein (antiSMASH:Cluster_4): MAERTCREASSRRQSFRRSLAEAGLPVEALERLEAKRKQLDESIHKYIAAKEREYKSFEKDEIQRHKLGLAHGESRPRRTSSESTQDTTASPPKQRGQQQNVVAALVSAGVRREHIGQPHSVAVVDDDGAAPTIEARPSLAGLTDRRASEDRDKEFIGVFTPTFLPALDNGRGGGSSSPARADSAPPSPAAATTNGSDPNNVHRVKSDTDVQAQQKRPLHLQLASRTSSSGSSADGNNRLASALKSPTHPRSKRKRVSLAVGDTIVAPSDNVPITMGSNNSTPSHSRTRSPADRETSPKVAKSTSPPKDSPQQTASGKMTLSPLAELTMSSQLPHRGRSDKGKQPVFGDPVKNANQAAPQPSSRPSIDGDLDFALDEEDMIPDGRGSSPHTRDRADEIMGRIKRADDDEMYEPSEGILPEDRETGDSHEEDDFDAHAQHIEFHPGSVQQTNNPGFRRPSVSHDPVYTGRDYDRAEHNAVTKEIYGSSFNRPTSKSSFTPGSLGESFMAMNAARMMKERRASDQTTQVRS, translated from the coding sequence ATGGCCGAGAGGACATGCCGAGAGGCTTCTTCACGACGACAATCCTTCCGAAGGTCTCTCGCCGAAGCTGGTCTGCCCGTGGAAGCCCTCGAACGATTGGAAGCGAAGCGCAAACAGCTCGATGAGTCCATACACAAATACATTGCTGCGAAAGAACGAGAATACAAGAGCTTCGAAAAGGACGAAATTCAGAGACACAAGCTTGGCCTGGCGCATGGAGAGAGCCGACCGCGAAGAACATCTTCAGAGTCAACACAGGACACAACAGCATCGCCGCCCAAGCAGCGTGGACAGCAGCAAAACGTGGTCGCCGCGCTAGTGTCAGCGGGCGTGCGCAGAGAACACATTGGCCAGCCGCATTCAGTAGCGGtggtcgacgatgatggtgcAGCACCGACAATAGAAGCCAGGCCCTCGCTGGCCGGATTGACCGATCGACGGGCCAGCGAAGACCGCGACAAGGAGTTCATTGGAGTTTTCACGCCGACCTTCTTGCCTGCACTGGACAATGGCAGAGGTGGAGGTAGTTCCAGCCCGGCACGTGCAGATTCTGCACCTCCTTCCCCAGCTGCAGCGACCACGAACGGGTCGGATCCGAACAACGTACATCGTGTAAAATCAGACACGGATGTGCAGGCGCAGCAGAAACGGCCATTACATTTACAATTGGCCAGCCGCACGTCTTCCTCGGGTTCATCTGCCGACGGGAATAACAGACTTGCTTCAGCGCTCAAGTCGCCAACGCACCCACGATCAAAACGAAAAAGAGTCTCGCTGGCAGTCGGCGATACCATTGTCGCACCTTCGGACAATGTTCCAATTACGATGGGATCCAACAATAGCACGCCCTCTCACTCACGAACACGATCGCCAGCGGATCGAGAAACATCGCCAAAGGTCGCTAAATCAACGAGTCCGCCAAAGGACTCACCACAACAGACTGCCTCGGGAAAGATGACATTATCGCCGCTGGCTGAGTTGACCATGTCTTCACAGCTACCTCATCGCGGGAGAAGCGATAAAGGGAAACAACCTGTCTTTGGCGACCCGGTCAAAAATGCTAATCAGGCAGCACCGCAACCTTCATCCAGGCCGTCCATTGACGGAGATTTGGATTTCGCCCtggatgaggaggacatgATCCCCGATGGCAGAGGCTCTTCACCACACACACGTGACCGCGCGGACGAAATAATGGGCCGAATAAAAAGGGCCGATGACGACGAAATGTACGAACCGAGCGAGGGCATTCTACCCGAAGATCGCGAAACCGGTGACTcacacgaagaagacgatttTGATGCTCACGCGCAACACATTGAATTTCACCCTGGGTCTGTGCAACAAACCAATAATCCTGGCTTCCGACGTCCTTCCGTGTCCCACGATCCGGTATATACTGGCCGGGACTACGATCGCGCAGAACACAACGCCGTTACGAAAGAGATCTATGGCTCGTCATTTAACAGGCCTACGAGTAAGAGCTCCTTCACCCCTGGCAGTCTGGGCGAGTCCTTCATGGCGATGAAcgcggcgaggatgatgaaggaaCGAAGAGCGAGCGATCAGACGACGCAAGTACGTTCATGA
- a CDS encoding uncharacterized protein (antiSMASH:Cluster_4~CAZy:CE5) has protein sequence MKVAAIASLLAATAIAAPTEMLEARQAVGNSASELESGACRPLILIFARGSTQPGNLGDLGSATCNQLKTAYGSTRVACQGVGGAYSASLAANILPEGTTSGAWNEAIRLFNLARSKCPNSKVVAGGYSQGAAVITASVRRLPAASKTNLAGIVMFGSTRTDEEGGRIPGYPAANTLNICASNDGVCDGGLDVSPGHLAYADDVPTAVNFLRGRVTAAGGI, from the exons ATGAAGGTCGCCGCTATCGCTTCGTTGCTGGCTGCAACAGCCATTGCAGCTCCCACAGAGATGCTTGAGGCCCGGCAGGCAGTCGGTAACAGTGCAAGTGAGCTTGAGAGCGGTGCATGCCGACCTCTgatcctcatcttcgcccGTGGCTCAACTCAGCCCGGAAACCTG GGCGACCTTGGTTCAGCCACGTGCAATCAGCTCAAGACCGCATATGGAAGCACTCGCGTAGCCTGTCAAGGTGTTGGCGGAGCGTACAGCGCTTCTCTGGCTGCCAATATCCTGCCAGAAGGAACCACATCTGGAGCTTGGAATGAAGCCATCAGACTTTTCAATCTGGCCAGAAGCAAGTGCCCCAACTCGAAAGTAGTTGCAGGTGGTTACAG CCAAGGAGCAGCGGTCATCACCGCCAGCGTGCGACGTCTTCCGGCAGCCAGCAAGACAAACCTGGCCGGCATCGTCATGTTCGGAAGCACGCGCACGGATGAAGAGGGAGGACGTATTCCTGGCTACCCGGCGGCCAACACACTCAACATCTGTGCTTCGAACGATGGAGTCTGTGATGGCGGTCTTGATGTGTCACCAGGTCACTTGGCCTATGCAGATGACGTGCCAACTGCCGTGAACTTCTTGCGCGGACGTGTGACGGCGGCTGGCGGCATCTAG
- a CDS encoding uncharacterized protein (antiSMASH:Cluster_4) encodes MALFPLQDDKEAAYSKIEPILDSSIGYSDDDPHYRHPSRRQQRHSWLQTLLYSGVLCICSLAAFFAGSYTARSIDSINADGEHSPVPKIPFESVTFQPDPKFSFSSSFSNSSSSSLSEAESDAAWTSLLPSGEGFIFVETPEHFGLPPGKTPNRDQKGRGSEGAFYDLSVFHQLHCLVKVREHVRLVEFAMSEMVRESSAGDGKLDISSLKRLLQPLKQERHMEHCFDYLRQGIMCAGDMSLEGVIVSEEENDGMLRRSGSRVVDGWGMKHQCKSWDAIMEYVRANEHV; translated from the exons ATGGCACTCTTTCCACTCCAAGATGACAAGGAAGCGGCTTACAGCAAAATCGAACCCATCCTGGACAGCTCGATAGGATATTCTGATGATGATCCGCATTATCGGCATCCATCCCGCCGACAGCAACGACATTCTTGGTTGCAGACGCTTCTCTACTCGGGTGTGCTGTGTATCTGCTCGCTCGCAGCTTTCTTCGCAGGAAGTTATACTGCGAGATCCATTGATAGCATCAATGCAGATGGCGAGCATTCGCCTGTGCCAAAAA TCCCATTTGAATCCGTGACTTTTCAGCCCGACCCCAAGTTCAGTTTCTCCTCGAGCTTCTCAAACTCTTCTTCTAGCTCTCTTTCAGAAGCAGAATCCGATGCAGCCTGGACATCCCTTCTCCCTAGCGGCGAAGGTTTCATTTTCGTCGAGACGCCTGAGCATTTTGGACTACCGCCTGGAAAGACACCAAATAGAGACCAAAAAGGACGGGGATCAGAAGGAGCATTCTACGACCTCTCTGTCTTCCATCAACTACACTGTCTGGTGAAGGTCAGGGAACATGTAAGATTGGTTGAGTTCGCCATGAGTGAGATGGTGAGAGAAAGCTCGGCTGGTGATGGCAAGTTGGATATCAGCTCCCTCAAACGACTACTTCAGCCTTTGAAGCAGGAAAGGCATATGGAGCATTGTTTTGATTATTTGAGACAGGGCATCATGTGTGCTGGGGATATGAGTTTGGAGGGTGTTATTGTGTCCGAGGAGGAGAACGATGGTATGCTGAGGAGAAGTGGTAGTAGGGTGGTGGATGGATGGGGAATGAAGCATCAGTGTAAGAGTTGG GATGCCATCATGGAGTATGTACGCGCGAACGAGCATGTTTGA
- a CDS encoding uncharacterized protein (MEROPS:MER0016549~antiSMASH:Cluster_4) — MLSFLSLPPALLAFIAALPLPTNAQYPLPPSYQNILKSPIDPNVTISYKQPSNGTCTTAFETQKQYTGYIGIPPYTLAPIQQNYSINTFFWFVEARQTPESAPLTIWLNGGPGSSSLFGMFNELGPCEVVQMADGSYGTQMRTFGWDRISNILFIDQPNQVGLSYDTATNASLNLYTNEIFEPATAPIHDLPSYMYLNGTFGTANENSNTPWATTANTSEIAAAATWHFLQTWLSTFSQYNPATRPNITTPNSDEPAGIHLFTESYGGKYGPTFASYFEDQNARIRKGELSANDTLSIRLQSLGIMNGLVDDLIQDYYYPLFAFNNTYGVRLIDQTTQLNAINNYTRQCEPAILSCRNATQDPYGDNDATNELCESAQYICNNLTALALGAGYNHYDIRQELPSPDPPTAYVEYLNSASVLESIGAPVNYTESSPYVQAGFISTGDTIRGGAVQDLADLLRLGVRVAFIYGDADYICNWVGGEAVAYAVAGALPEYPSPTGVASTGAGVPPSYASGFNEAGYAEIVVNDSYVGGAVRQFANLSFSRVYDAGHFVPYYQPETAFQIFARVILGNDISTGADIDLSSFMSNGTANATHTNDVSDAPKATCWVRNFASSCTDEDEEDMRAGKGIVQHGIYYKNTKDITLPKTTVAAGIPGLPMVTSSSGSTKSSGSTVALTGVYTATGTPKSAASRYSTPAGSDMAFGQIAVILAGLSAGVAVML, encoded by the exons ATGTTGAGC TTCTTGTCGCTGCCTCCAGCGTTActcgccttcatcgccgcCCTTCCACTGCCTACGAATGCGCAGTACCCGCTTCCGCCCTCATATCAAAACATTCTCAAGTCGCCCATCGACCCCAATGTCACTATCTCATACAAGCAGCCGTCCAATGGCACATGCACTACCGCGTTCGAGACTCAGAAGCAGTATACGGGATACATAGGGATTCCTCCGTACACCCTCGCTCCGATACAGCAGAACTATTCCATCAACACATTCTTCTGGTTTGTGGAGGCACGCCAAACACCAGAGTCCGCGCCATTGACGATATGGCTCAACGGAGGACCAGGCTCGAGCAGCCTGTTCGGCATGTTCAATGAGTTGGGCCCATGTGAAGTGGTGCAAATGGCAGATGGATCGTACGGGACGCAGATGCGGACATTCGGATGGGATCGTATATCAAACATCCTCTTCATTGATCAGCCCAACCAGGTTGGTCTATCTTATGACACCGCGACAAACGCGTCATTGAACCTCTACACCAACGAGATTTTTGAGCCGGCGACCGCGCCAATTCACGACCTTCCGAGCTATATGTACTTGAATGGGACGTTTGGCACTGCCAATGAGAATTCGAATACACCTTGGGCCACGACTGCCAATACCAGCGagattgcagcagcagctaccTGGCATTTCTTGCAAACATGGCTTTCAACTTTCTCACAGTACAACCCGGCCACTCGCCCGAACATCACCACTCCCAATTCTGACGAGCCCGCTGGAATTCACCTCTTCACCGAATCCTATGGCGGCAAGTACGGTCCGACATTCGCTTCGTACTTTGAGGATCAAAACGCAAGGATTCGCAAGGGAGAACTGTCTGCCAACGATACCCTGTCGATCAGATTGCAGTCGCTCGGCATTATGAATGGACTTGTGGACGATCTGATCCAGGACTACTATTACCCGCTGTTCGCGTTCAACAACACATACGGAGTCCGCCTCATTGATCAAACGACCCAATTGAACGCGATCAACAATTACACTCGGCAATGTGAGCCCGCGATTCTGTCGTGCAGGAATGCAACTCAGGATCCATACGGCGACAATGACGCGACCAACGAGCTGTGCGAAAGCGCGCAGTACATATGTAACAACTTAACCGCCCTCGCATTGGGAGCTGGGTACAACCACTACGACATTCGACAAGAGTTGCCCAGCCCTGATCCACCAACAGCTTACGTCGAGTACCTAAACAGTGCATCTGTGTTGGAATCAATCGGAGCGCCGGTAAACTACACTGAGAGCAGCCCATATGTGCAGGCTGGTTTCATCTCCACGGGAGACACTATCCGTGGTGGCGCTGTCCAGGACTTGGCCGATCTGCTTAGGCTCGGGGTCCGGGTGGCCTTCATCTACGGCGACGCGGACTACATCTGCAATTGGGTAGGCGGAGAAGCTGTTGCATATGCTGTCGCCGGGGCTTTGCCAGAATATCCTTCACCAACAGGTGTGGCATCCACCGGAGCCGGTGTGCCTCCATCGTATGCGAGCGGCTTTAACGAGGCCGGTTATGCGGAGATCGTGGTCAACGACTCTTATGTTGGCGGTGCAGTTCGTCAATTTGCGAATCTGAGCTTCAGTCGAGTCTACGATGCCGGCCATTTTGTGCCATACTACCAGCCTGAGACCGCATTCCAAATCTTTGCGCGCGTCATCCTGGGCAACGACATATCCACGGGTGCGGACATTGACCTTTCATCATTCATGTCTAACGGCACGGCCAATGCCACGCACACTAATGATGTGTCAGACGCACCAAAGGCAACATGCTGGGTACGCAACTTTGCAAGTTCATGtaccgatgaggacgaggaagatatGCGGGCAGGTAAAGGGATAGTCCAGCACGGAATCTATTACAAAAACACGAAAGACATCACCCTGCCCAAAACCACGGTAGCTGCAGGAATTCCTGGTCTACCTATGgtcaccagcagcagtgggAGCACGAAGAGCAGCGGCAGTACAGTCGCTTTGACGGGAGTCTATACAGCGACAGGAACGCCTAAGAGTGCGGCGTCGAGATATTCAACTCCAGCAGGAAGTGACATGGCTTTCGGACAAATCGCTGTCATTCTTGCGGGTTTGAGTGCTGGCGTGGCTGTCATGCTGTGA
- a CDS encoding uncharacterized protein (antiSMASH:Cluster_4) translates to MFALRSGTLSAARPSWCARSQWHTRSLSLTARRRQATPIDNDASNLNNVSKNITQPKSQGASQAMLYATGLKEDDMNKAQVGISSVWFSGNPCNMHLLDLNHKIKESVQKAGLLGMQFNTIGVSDGISMGTKGMRYSLQSRDIIADSIETVMNGQWYDANISIPGCDKNMPGVVMAMGRVNRPSIMVYGGTTAAGCGLQPKNEKLDIVSAFQAYGQFLTGEISEVERADTIRHAIPHCGACGGMYTANTMASVIELIGMTLPGSSTNPAMSKAKQLEVQAVGPAIKNLLKEDIRPSDIITRDALEDAMVLLNITGGSTNAVLHLIAIAHSVGIELSIDDFQKVTDRTPFLADLKPSGKYVFQDLHEIGGTPSLIKFLMSEGLLHGDRITATGKTIKQNYENAPTFPESQDIIRPLSNPIKPTGHLCILRGSLAPEGAVGKITGKEGTVFTGKARCYDAEDLFIEALERGEIKKGEKTVVIIRYEGPKGGPGMPEMLKPSSAIMGAGLGQDVALITDGRFSGGSHGFLIGHVTPEAQAGGPIGLVRDGDTITIDAENRVIDLVDVKDEELQKRKLEFKAPALKYQKGTLYKYAHVVKDASHGCITDGM, encoded by the coding sequence ATGTTCGCCCTTCGCTCTGGCACGCTCTCTGCAGCGCGGCCATCATGGTGCGCCCGCAGTCAATGGCACACCCGCTCGCTCTCCCTCACCGCGCGCCGCCGACAAGCGACACCCATCGACAACGACGCCTCCAACCTCAACAATGTCTCGAAAAATATCACCCAGCCCAAATCGCAAGGCGCTTCACAGGCCATGCTGTACGCCACAGGTCTCAAAGAGGATGACATGAATAAAGCACAAGTCGGTATCTCCTCCGTCTGGTTCTCCGGCAATCCATGCAACATGCATCTCCTCGACCTCAACCACAAAATCAAGGAAAGCGTGCAAAAAGCCGGTCTCTTGGGCATGCAATTCAACACCATCGGTGTCAGTGATGGAATTTCAATGGGTACAAAAGGAATGCGATATTCCCTCCAAAGTCGAGATATCATCGCCGATTCGATCGAAACTGTCATGAACGGACAATGGTACGATGCGAATATTAGTATTCCTGGCTGTGATAAGAATATGCCTGGTGTGGTCATGGCTATGGGACGTGTCAATAGACCGAGTATCATGGTTTATGGAGGTACGACGGCGGCAGGTTGTGGTCTGCAACCGAAGAATGAGAAATTGGATATCGTGTCGGCGTTTCAGGCGTATGGACAATTTTTGACTGGGGAGATCAGTGAGGTGGAACGAGCGGATACGATTCGACATGCGATCCCGCACTGTGGTGCTTGTGGTGGCATGTATACGGCGAACACGATGGCTTCAGTTATTGAATTGATTGGTATGACACTTCCGGGATCATCGACAAACCCAGCTATGAGCAAGGCGAAGCAGTTGGAGGTGCAGGCTGTGGGACCGGCGATCAAAAACCTGTTGAAGGAGGACATCAGGCCTTCGGATATCATCACACGGGATGCGTTGGAGGATGCGATGGTGCTGTTGAACATCACCGGAGGCTCAACGAATGCAGTGCTGCATTTGATTGCCATTGCGCACAGTGTGGGCATTGAGCTGTCGATCGACGACTTCCAGAAAGTGACGGACCGAACGCCATTCTTGGCCGATTTGAAACCCAGCGGGAAGTACGTGTTTCAGGATCTGCATGAAATTGGTGGCACACCAAGTTTGATCAAGTTCTTGATGAGCGAGGGACTTCTCCACGGCGACCGAATCACGGCTACGGGTAAGACAATCAAGCAAAACTACGAGAACGCGCCTACGTTCCCCGAATCTCAGGATATCATCCGGCCACTCAGCAACCCGATCAAACCCACCGGACACTTGTGCATCTTGCGCGGATCTCTGGCACCAGAAGGTGCCGTTGGCAAGATCACAGGAAAGGAAGGTACCGTCTTCACTGGCAAAGCCAGGTGCTACGATGCGGAAGATCTGTTCATCGAGGCGCTCGAGCGAGGCGAAAtcaagaagggcgagaagacCGTTGTCATCATCCGCTATGAAGGTCCCAAAGGCGGTCCAGGCATGCCTGAAATGCtcaagccttcttcggcCATCATGGGCGCTGGTCTCGGTCAAGACGTTGCTCTCATCACCGATGGACGATTCTCTGGCGGCAGCCACGGTTTCTTGATTGGACACGTAACACCTGAGGCACAAGCTGGAGGTCCGATCGGTTTGGTCAGAGATGGAGACACTATTACCATTGATGCAGAGAACAGAGTGATTGATTTGGTGGATGTGAAGGATgaggagctgcagaagaggaaaTTGGAATTCAAGGCGCCGGCTTTGAAGTATCAGAAGGGAACTCTGTACAAGTATGCGCATGTCGTAAAGGACGCAAGTCATGGGTGTATCACGGACGGGATGTAG
- a CDS encoding uncharacterized protein (antiSMASH:Cluster_4): MRQAQRRASVYLQALGSCELAKGAALHYFGGEAAAPPDKLRPNGSVAARTTIALHRQIEGPSSNAVVFLHQHYSRPNSRKYPGLRTV, encoded by the coding sequence ATGCGACAGGCACAGCGACGAGCGTCGGTCTACTTGCAGGCTTTGGGATCATGTGAACTGGCAAAGGGAGCAGCGCTGCACTACTTTGGAGGCGAGGCCGCCGCGCCGCCAGATAAGCTTCGACCTAACGGCAGTGTGGCAGCGCGCACCACGATTGCCCTCCACCGCCAGATTGAAGGGCCGAGCAGCAAcgccgtcgtcttcctccacCAGCACTACTCGCGCCCGAACTCACGCAAATATCCCGGTCTGCGCACCGTGTGA